ATTTCAGAAATCTGAGCTTTGTCGGAGGGACGGCACTTCGTATCCTATATGGCTTACGGCGATTCTCCGAAGACCTGGACTTTTCATTGTTTGAAAAGTCTCACTATAACTTCCGGAAATTCGGAAATTGCCTTCATCAACATCTGAGAAACTACGGACTGGAGGCAGACTGTAAGATGCAACAAAAAAATGCCGTTCAAAACATCGAGATACGGGTCACAAATATGCTGTTGCCCCTTGGCTTATCTTCTCACAAAGGAGAAAAGCTGTTTGTCAAATTGGAAATTGACAGCAATCCGCCTGAGGGAGCAATAACTGAGATGTCGCTGGTAAACAGGACCTATGTGTTTACGGTTACCCACTATGACATCCCCTCGCTTTTTGCTACAAAGATTCATGCCTGCTTCTTCCGGGGGTTCGTCAAAGGAAGAGACTTCTATGACCTCCTATGGTATCTGGGAAAAAGGGTCAAACCCAACTTCATTCTTCTCAATAATGCGATTCAACAGACCCATCCTGAAAGGATTCCTGTTATGGAGAACAATTTCAAAGAATTTCTGGAAAATGAATTAAGTAAGATTGATTTTAAGAAGGCGCAACAAGATGTCGCCAGGTTTCTGGAAGATAAGCACGAACTTAAACTGATAGACCGGAAAATCTTCCTGGCAGCTTTATAGGCATATATCCATAGTCGGCCTTTATTTTGTGACTATCGGATCGGTCGGACTGTTAATAGTATTTATATCATAACTTTCGTGGGGCCGGAGGGTAGGAGTTCGATCTGGAAGAGCCTCGGCCATCGTTTGCCGGTCACAAAGAGTCGGTCCCCCTCGGCGTCATAGGCAATGCCGTTTAAGACGCCGGCCCCTTTGCGCTCCTCCGGGGAGAGGAGACCGGCCAGGTCTATCCAGCCCGTCACCTGTCCGGTCTGTGGTGATATCCGGGCGATCCAATCCGTCTGCCAAGACCCTGTGTAAAGGCC
This portion of the Nitrospirota bacterium genome encodes:
- a CDS encoding glutaminyl-peptide cyclotransferase, whose protein sequence is MARISPQTGQVTGWIDLAGLLSPEERKGAGVLNGIAYDAEGDRLFVTGKRWPRLFQIELLPSGPTKVMI
- a CDS encoding nucleotidyl transferase AbiEii/AbiGii toxin family protein; the encoded protein is MLDVLKKQIAGLPTREEKLNHLREFLQILILKIIYDTGYFRNLSFVGGTALRILYGLRRFSEDLDFSLFEKSHYNFRKFGNCLHQHLRNYGLEADCKMQQKNAVQNIEIRVTNMLLPLGLSSHKGEKLFVKLEIDSNPPEGAITEMSLVNRTYVFTVTHYDIPSLFATKIHACFFRGFVKGRDFYDLLWYLGKRVKPNFILLNNAIQQTHPERIPVMENNFKEFLENELSKIDFKKAQQDVARFLEDKHELKLIDRKIFLAAL